In the genome of Streptomyces sp. P3, the window GGGCGACACGCGCGGGGGGCCAGTTGTGCATCAGGAAGCCGGTCAGCGCCGCGGCGAGCACGCTCAGCAGCACCACCAGTCCGTCCATGACCTCGACGGCGACGCACGCGGCCACCCCGAAGGCGGTGAGCACGCCGACCGTCCCGGCGACGCCGTCGGCGTGGTCGAGCGCCCGGAAGGCGAGGGCGACGAAGGTGATCCAGCCGACGCCCACCACCGCGGAGACCACCCCGGCGACCGTCCCGGCGTCCGCCCACATCTCTCCGTACGGCACCACGAAGGCCGCCGCGACGGCCGTGCCGACGGCCAGGAAGCGGGTCTTGAGCCGGCACACGTCCGCGACGAGTCCGAGCGCGGCGACGGCGCCGCCCGCGGCGAGCAGCACCCCGATGCCGTCCCCGAGCGGCGCGACGCCCGTGCGGTCGCCGGCGACCGCGACGGCACAGGTGGCGAGCACGACGGCGGCGCCCCCGGACAGGGGTACACGTCGCTGTCGCTGCCGTCGGTCGGTCAGACCGAGTCGCAGGGCGGGTGCGCGCAGCAGCGCGGCGAGGACGGCGGCGAGGAACATGGCGGCGGTGGCGGCAGCGATCCCGTAGAGCACGGATATAAATTAGTCATAAATGTACCAATTTGGCACGAATAACACGGCCGGATTGCGTCCTGATTCTGAGGCAACCCTCAGCGACTCAGATCACTCCGCCCCCCGCTACAGTGCGACGCAGAATAAGGGGTACTCTCAGACGGACTGCATAAGTTACCGCTTAGTAATCTCAGATCGAAGTCCCCTCGCAGGCCCGAGGAGCCCCCGAATGCAACTCGCCGCGATCATCGTGTCGCTGGTCCTGACCGTGGTCGGCGTCGCGCTGCTCGCCCGCGCCATCGGTCAGTTCGTCCGGTACTTCAAGCTGGGCCAGCCGCTCCCGGCCGGCGCCCGGACCGACAACCCCTACGCGCGCAGCGTGACGCTGGTGAAGGAGTTCCTCGGCCACACGCGGATGAACCGCTGGGGCATCGTCGGCTTCGCCCACTGGTTCGTCGCCGTCGGCTTCCTGACGCTGCCGCCGACCCTGGCGCAGGCCTTCGGCCAGCTGTTCCAGGCCGA includes:
- a CDS encoding MraY family glycosyltransferase is translated as MLYGIAAATAAMFLAAVLAALLRAPALRLGLTDRRQRQRRVPLSGGAAVVLATCAVAVAGDRTGVAPLGDGIGVLLAAGGAVAALGLVADVCRLKTRFLAVGTAVAAAFVVPYGEMWADAGTVAGVVSAVVGVGWITFVALAFRALDHADGVAGTVGVLTAFGVAACVAVEVMDGLVVLLSVLAAALTGFLMHNWPPARVALGACGSLFAGFLLASAAVFARAGHDPAVGTGVLFALTAVGGADVLLVAASRRLAGRPLLRGAPDHLAHRLRRLGLTAQGAAVLLGLAAFGAVLTGVLVHAGVIGAQAVSWVAGGALVVVLGLLRVPVYGPPRARGRRPRGVRRARRAQEARASREARRAPVYAPRRQSEARVDHPESGERRAGRPVSAQVDGSLRVRNG